In Nostoc edaphicum CCNP1411, the sequence TTGAATATATAAAATGCTTCTTTGATTCATCTTTATTATCTAAATTGAAGAATTGGCTTTATTCTAGATAGTTAAATTTCATTCCCAAATATTATTAGCAATTAAGATGCGATCGCTCGGATGACGTAATATGTAATTTAGTATCGCTACCAAAGCAGTAAAGCAGGCAAAATATAGCTTCCGGGCAACAATGCAAAAACTCCTTTTTCATGACAAAGAAAGATTTAAAGCACAGGCCCTATTCCTTGGTAAAGGTATTAACTTACAGACGCTAGATAATTACGTTTCCTTGGCGAGTATGCCAGTATTGGTTAAAGTCGGTGAAGAAGGCTACGCAGTATTGCTGGCCTATGGTGCAGTTGTCCTGTTTAACCTTGAGCCTGTAGAGAAGGTAGCCTTTTTGAGCAAACTATCTTCTCAGATTAGCGGCCCTTTTGCCAACCCGGAAACAGAAGAGGTGGAAGTTCAACTTAGTATTACGGACAGTGAACGAGCTAAAGAAGGAAAAATTTTACTGCATGAATTGAGCATAGAACGCTTGCAGATAGTGGCTGATATTCTCGCCAAGAGTGTTGTGTTGTCTCACTATGAAACCAGCCTAGCGACTGTATTCGATCAAATTGAACCGTTTGCAGCTAGTCTCCAGCGTGAAAACAGAAGTAGACACCAGAGCCGGGAATTACTGCGTCAACTAGGGACTACCTTATTAGTTCAACATAAAATTGTGGGTCAAGTAGAGATTATCGATAAGCCGGAGTTGCTCTGGGAAGCCCCACAGCTAGAAAACTTATATCTGCGCTTGGAGGATGAATACGAAATCCGTGAGCGTCACCATGCCCTAGAACGTAAACTAGATTTAATTTCTCAAACTGCCCAAACAGTGCTGGAGTTCATGCAGCATAGCAGTAGTCAGCGTGTAGAGTGGTATGTGGTGATTCTGATTGTGGTAGAGGTTTTACTGTCACTGTACGATATCATTTTCAAAGGCTAAATATTGGGGTTGTGATACCAATTCGCAATTCGCAATTCGCAATTCGCAATTCGCAATTAAAAAACTTAGATACAGCGTTAGGGGAAGTGGTTATGTAAAGTTGGTTACAGATATTTTTTCAAAAAAATATCCACCAATGTTTACATCCCCGTTAGGGGAAGTGGTTATGTAAAGTGCCAACCAAATATATGGAAGCTTAGAAAGCACAGTGTTTACATCCCCGTTAGGGGAAGTGGTTATGTAAAGCATACTATAAGCCTCGCATCACTGTATATACACCGTTAGTTTACATCCCCGTTAGGGGAAGTGGTTATGTAAAGTGAAAAAAAAGGAATCCAAATTAACGATTTGGAGTTTACATCCCCGTTAGGGGAAGTGGTTATGTAAAGTGATGTTTTTTTATTAGCGAAGGGCTTCCTTTTTATGACGTTTACATCCCCGTTAGGGGAAGTGGTTATGTAAAGTTTTCAAACCTGCGACAAATAACATAGATGTAAGTTTACATCCCCGTTAGGGGAAGTGGTTATGTAAAGGAAATTCTGGGATTATTGACAGAACCTCAGGACGG encodes:
- a CDS encoding RMD1 family protein produces the protein MQKLLFHDKERFKAQALFLGKGINLQTLDNYVSLASMPVLVKVGEEGYAVLLAYGAVVLFNLEPVEKVAFLSKLSSQISGPFANPETEEVEVQLSITDSERAKEGKILLHELSIERLQIVADILAKSVVLSHYETSLATVFDQIEPFAASLQRENRSRHQSRELLRQLGTTLLVQHKIVGQVEIIDKPELLWEAPQLENLYLRLEDEYEIRERHHALERKLDLISQTAQTVLEFMQHSSSQRVEWYVVILIVVEVLLSLYDIIFKG